Proteins encoded together in one Vibrio lentus window:
- a CDS encoding DEAD/DEAH box helicase encodes MSEPTKYFNQLGLSDQLLTTLTELNFTAPTSVQEQAIPLVLEGKDVLAGAQTGTGKTAAFGLPIIQRLIETKDNVIPNPKLVRALVLVPTRELAQQVFDNVTSYAKGTDIKVVVAYGGVSMKVQTDNLRGGADILVATPGRLIDHMFTKNIILSHTEVLVLDEADRMLDMGFMPDIKRILSRMNEVRQTLFFSATFDNKIKALAHRMMQSPSEIQVTPKNSTADTVTQMVYPVDKSRKSELLAYLIGSKNWQQVLVFTKTKQGTDALVKELKLDGIKAASINGDKSQGARQKALDDFKSGKVRALIATDVAARGIDIQQLEQVVNYDMPFKAEDYVHRIGRTGRAGNSGLAISLMSQDEAYLLGDIERLLDTRLPREWLEGFEPSLEKDVAPDRGGRSKSRSSEKRKMKAKLKIHQNRGKARR; translated from the coding sequence ATGTCTGAACCTACTAAATATTTTAACCAACTTGGATTGTCTGACCAACTGCTTACAACACTCACCGAGCTTAACTTTACGGCTCCAACCAGTGTTCAAGAGCAAGCGATTCCATTGGTGCTAGAAGGCAAAGATGTATTGGCTGGTGCGCAAACGGGTACAGGTAAAACCGCAGCTTTTGGTTTGCCGATTATTCAAAGATTAATCGAGACTAAAGATAACGTTATCCCAAACCCTAAGTTAGTCCGCGCCCTTGTATTAGTGCCAACGCGTGAATTAGCACAACAAGTATTTGATAACGTAACCAGTTACGCGAAAGGTACCGACATTAAAGTGGTTGTCGCTTACGGCGGCGTTAGCATGAAGGTGCAAACGGATAACCTACGTGGCGGCGCAGATATCTTAGTGGCAACACCTGGTCGTCTTATCGACCACATGTTCACAAAGAACATCATACTGAGCCACACTGAAGTGTTGGTGCTTGATGAAGCGGATCGCATGTTGGACATGGGTTTCATGCCTGACATCAAACGCATTCTTTCACGCATGAATGAAGTACGTCAGACTCTGTTCTTCTCTGCGACGTTCGATAATAAAATAAAAGCGCTTGCACATCGTATGATGCAGTCGCCAAGTGAAATTCAAGTTACGCCAAAAAACAGCACCGCGGACACGGTGACTCAGATGGTTTATCCCGTTGATAAATCACGCAAGAGTGAACTGCTGGCTTACTTGATCGGTTCAAAGAACTGGCAACAAGTGTTGGTCTTCACTAAAACTAAACAGGGCACTGATGCACTAGTTAAAGAGCTTAAGCTAGACGGCATTAAAGCGGCGTCAATCAATGGTGATAAGAGCCAAGGTGCGCGCCAAAAAGCATTGGACGATTTTAAATCAGGCAAGGTTCGCGCGTTGATTGCGACTGACGTTGCAGCTCGTGGTATCGATATTCAACAGCTGGAACAAGTTGTGAACTATGATATGCCATTCAAAGCAGAAGATTACGTTCACCGTATTGGACGTACAGGCCGCGCAGGCAACAGCGGTTTAGCCATTTCTTTGATGAGTCAGGATGAAGCTTACCTACTGGGTGACATTGAACGATTGCTAGATACGCGTTTGCCTCGAGAGTGGTTAGAGGGTTTTGAACCAAGCCTTGAAAAAGATGTAGCCCCCGACCGTGGTGGTCGCAGTAAGAGTCGTTCATCGGAGAAACGTAAGATGAAAGCTAAGCTTAAAATCCATCAAAACCGTGGTAAAGCACGTCGCTAA
- a CDS encoding aromatic amino acid transport family protein has translation MNKSKVFGSTLIIAGTTIGAGMLALPLASAGIGFSTSLFLMLCLWALMAFTALLMVELHQFAESDATLHTLAHTILGNKGKWIASFAVMFLFYALCAAYIAGGGAQFNQRISDIAGIELNGQITTLLFTLLVAGVVTIGTHSVDKVNRVLFGLKLIAMVLVLSFLAPNITSQYLMSMPLQQGLIVAAIPVVFTSFGFHGSIPSIVRYLDGDVRSLRKVMIIGSALPLVIYVFWQSVTLGVISQEQLLSDTNLGALLVSLSQTVHQSNLSVIVGVFADLALLTSFIGVSLGLFEFMGDSLSNKLGSAKRVKTALITFVPPLGFALFYPQGFIMALGYAAIALAVLAILLPTVMVYKVRYTDFAVNGQNTQETYQVLGGSKALFLAGSVGVFIIAIQILISVGLLPSLG, from the coding sequence ATGAATAAATCAAAGGTTTTTGGTAGTACTTTGATCATTGCAGGCACCACTATTGGTGCTGGCATGCTCGCTCTTCCACTTGCTTCTGCAGGTATTGGCTTCTCAACTTCGCTTTTCTTAATGCTGTGTCTTTGGGCATTAATGGCCTTTACCGCTTTATTAATGGTAGAGCTTCATCAATTCGCAGAATCGGACGCAACCCTACACACTTTAGCTCACACAATTTTAGGGAACAAAGGAAAGTGGATTGCGAGCTTCGCCGTTATGTTTCTGTTTTACGCTTTATGTGCAGCCTACATTGCTGGCGGTGGTGCTCAATTCAACCAACGTATTTCGGATATTGCAGGCATTGAACTCAACGGCCAAATCACAACCCTTCTATTTACTCTGTTAGTTGCCGGTGTTGTGACGATTGGTACACACAGTGTTGATAAAGTTAACCGCGTTTTGTTTGGCTTAAAGCTAATCGCGATGGTTTTAGTACTTAGCTTTCTAGCACCTAACATTACTTCTCAGTACCTAATGAGCATGCCTTTGCAGCAAGGCCTGATTGTTGCGGCGATTCCGGTTGTGTTCACCTCTTTTGGCTTTCACGGCAGCATCCCTTCGATTGTTCGATACCTTGATGGCGATGTTCGCTCTTTACGTAAGGTCATGATTATTGGTTCTGCACTGCCTTTGGTCATCTATGTTTTCTGGCAGAGCGTGACTTTAGGTGTAATTAGCCAAGAACAGCTATTGTCAGACACCAACTTGGGCGCACTGTTAGTCTCACTGTCACAGACCGTTCATCAATCTAACCTTAGCGTGATCGTTGGTGTATTTGCCGATCTTGCACTGTTAACCTCATTTATTGGCGTGAGCTTGGGCCTATTCGAATTCATGGGCGATTCATTAAGCAATAAGCTAGGCAGCGCTAAGCGTGTCAAAACAGCATTGATCACTTTCGTTCCGCCACTCGGCTTTGCTTTGTTCTACCCACAAGGCTTTATCATGGCTCTGGGTTACGCAGCAATTGCGCTAGCAGTGCTTGCAATCCTGTTACCAACAGTGATGGTTTACAAAGTTCGTTACACTGATTTCGCCGTTAATGGACAAAATACTCAAGAGACTTACCAAGTATTAGGCGGAAGCAAAGCGTTGTTTTTAGCGGGTAGCGTTGGCGTGTTTATCATTGCAATTCAAATCCTTATTTCAGTAGGGTTACTACCTTCATTAGGCTAA
- a CDS encoding ACP phosphodiesterase: MNFLAHLHIAQHCNSNLAGNLLGDFVKGDPNKHYSDSLSNGIRLHRFVDSYTDRHDVSRSAKSLFSDQTKRFAPIALDVFWDHCLANHWGQFSTQSLEHFCSDSHQQIFEHQESHWPENFITIHQKMAEQRWLESYQDMYSIELVLQRMALRRPKLGMLKNCYDDLERHYDKLQCHFNELYPSVLEEANQFSALQLTKNQKER; the protein is encoded by the coding sequence ATGAACTTTCTCGCACACCTACACATCGCCCAACACTGCAACAGTAACTTAGCCGGTAATCTGTTAGGTGACTTCGTTAAGGGTGACCCTAATAAACACTATTCAGATTCGCTTTCTAACGGGATAAGACTTCATCGATTCGTCGATAGCTATACTGACCGTCATGATGTTTCTCGCTCTGCAAAATCTCTGTTTTCAGATCAAACAAAGCGCTTTGCTCCTATCGCACTCGATGTCTTCTGGGATCACTGCTTAGCTAATCATTGGGGCCAGTTCTCGACACAATCGTTAGAGCACTTTTGTTCAGACAGTCATCAGCAGATTTTCGAACATCAAGAGTCACACTGGCCTGAAAACTTCATTACTATTCATCAAAAGATGGCAGAACAGCGGTGGTTGGAAAGCTATCAAGACATGTATTCCATTGAGTTGGTATTACAGCGAATGGCTTTAAGAAGGCCTAAGCTAGGCATGCTCAAAAACTGTTACGACGACCTCGAACGCCACTATGATAAGTTGCAGTGTCACTTTAATGAGCTTTATCCAAGCGTTTTAGAAGAAGCAAACCAGTTTAGTGCGCTTCAATTGACGAAAAATCAAAAGGAAAGGTAA